The following coding sequences are from one Triticum dicoccoides isolate Atlit2015 ecotype Zavitan chromosome 4A, WEW_v2.0, whole genome shotgun sequence window:
- the LOC119286592 gene encoding F-box/LRR-repeat protein 12-like: MEKKMMDDSIEGCISCLSDDCLLSIFNKLESESDRNAFGLTCKNWFKVRNIARKSLIFHFSFNAKAYKEHAQCLPKMLARSPYLQLISLAGLNELSDSALYEVGVSGTSLQSFSLYSCSGITDDGLAQVSIGCPNLVIVELYRCLNITDLGLESLSQGCHSLKSLNLGYCTAISDRGISSIFRNCRNICALIISYCRGVSGVGFRGCPSTLSYLEAESCMLSSEGMLDISSGGGLQYINLYNLRSSAGLDCLGGVGSMKKLRVLNLRMCRYLTDDSVVAIASGCPLIEEWSLAVCHGVRLPGWSAIGLNCNKLRILHVNRCRNICDQGLHALKDGCVRLEVLHIHGCGKITNNGLALFSIARPSVKQMVDEAMSIGPSIEDLFRLQ, encoded by the coding sequence ATGGAAAAGAAGATGATGGATGACAGCATAGAAGGCTGTATCAGTTGCCTTTCTGATGATTGCCTGCTTTCTATATTTAACAAGCTTGAAAGTGAATCGGACAGGAATGCTTTTGGGTTAACTTGTAAGAATTGGTTCAAGGTTCGAAACATTGCTCGAAAATCGCTAATATTTCATTTCTCGTTTAATGCTAAAGCATACAAGGAGCATGCCCAGTGCCTTCCAAAGATGTTGGCTCGTTCTCCATATCTTCAGTTGATATCCCTTGCGGGGCTTAATGAGCTATCTGATTCAGCTCTGTACGAAGTGGGAGTTTCTGGAACATCTTTGCAGTCCTTCTCATTGTACTCCTGTTCTGGTATAACAGATGATGGTCTAGCACAAGTGTCAATCGGATGTCCTAATTTGGTTATAGTGGAACTTTACCGCTGCTTAAATATCACAGATCTTGGTTTGGAAAGTCTTTCCCAGGGCTGTCATTCTTTGAAGAGTCTTAACCTTGGTTACTGCACAGCCATTTCAGATCGAGGGATTAGTTCAATCTTTAGGAATTGCCGAAACATTTGTGCACTCATCATATCATATTGCAGAGGTGTATCCGGTGTTGGATTTAGAGGTTGCCCAAGTACACTTTCTTACCTAGAAGCCGAGTCCTGCATGCTTTCTTCAGAGGGAATGCTAGACATATCGAGTGGTGGTGGACTCCAGTACATAAATTTGTATAATCTAAGGAGTTCAGCTGGGCTGGATTGCCTAGGTGGAGTTGGCAGTATGAAGAAACTCCGAGTTCTGAATCTGAGGATGTGCCGCTATCTTACTGATGATTCTGTGGTGGCAATAGCTAGTGGGTGTCCGTTGATCGAGGAGTGGAGCCTTGCTGTCTGTCATGGCGTCCGCTTACCTGGTTGGTCGGCGATTGGATTGAACTGCAACAAGCTAAGAATTCTTCATGTGAACCGTTGCCGAAACATATGTGACCAAGGATTGCATGCTCTCAAGGATGGATGTGTGCGCCTTGAGGTCCTGCATATACATGGTTGTGGCAAGATTACAAATAATGGCCTGGCACTATTTAGCATTGCTAGGCCCAGTGTGAAGCAAATGGTGGACGAAGCCATGTCCATTGGCCCCTCAATCGAGGATTTATTCCGGTTGCAGTGA